The sequence GCCAGCATCAATGCCGTAGCTCCTGTGTCAGAAAGGGGCAGGTTAACCTGTGCCCCTTTTGAGATAAGATACAGGGCTTGGACAGCATCATCCATACCCAAAGCTTGTAGAAACATTCCTTGAATCTCACTTTCACTTTTCATCTTTTCATTTGCCGGTGTATCTCCAAGTGCATCAAGGCTTTCAATCCCCGGGCCTTTAAGTGCATCCGGCAGTGGATCTTTGCCCCGGAGGACCGGCTCAATGGTTTGCCCTGCAATACATTGGGTTGTGAATAGCACAATCAGTAACGCATTGGTGAAGGTGACTATCAAGGCCCTATACAATTTAATATAAAACATATTTTGTGCCCTTTAATGGTGTATTATTAGACCTGATAGAAGTAACGATTATTTAAAAAACGATCAAGGGTGAAGGTGTCATTAACGATTTTTCGCAGAGTTTTTTGATATGAAGTAGGTTGTATTTTTTTAAATTGCTTAAAGACAAATCCTGTGGAATCCCAATAGCTTATTATTCTGGCAATTTTCGTTATGATTATTGGTTTTCATAGTTAACGCTGAAATAATAATTTTTTTTTCTTTTTTTCATTGATCACCCATCATCCAGATCACTATGAGATTCATCAATTTCGAATTCATCAATGCCACAATAGAAACCGTCAATGAAAATCCGATACCAGAGTTCATTCTTTGACAGACACAACCAGAGGATTACGATACTTGAATCTTCCTGGTTTACCAGCAGCTTAGCATTGATAATCTGATTTTGATAAAATTTATCAGAAAAACAAACTGCCGAACTTGAATTAGCACGCTAACAAAGATAAAAATTTGTGAAACTGAGAACATTCAGGAAATTACTAACGTTCACTGAGAATTGCTGATGTAAGACCGAGCACCTTTTTGGGTGGTCGGCGAACCTCTGTGAAGCAGGAAGCCCAATGCCTTTAGGCTTGGGTAGCTCACATTGAGGCCTATGTCCAGTCCCTCACCCATGAGATCAAAAGCCCGGTGGCGGCCATTGCAGGCGCTTCGGAACTTCTGGAGGAAGACAATGTGCCGCCGGCGCAAAAGAGACGGTTTCTCTCCAATATCAGGACCGAATCAAAACGGATCCAATCCCTGGTGGACCGCATGCTTACCCTTTGTGCGCTTGAACATCGGGAAACGATTGAACGCCGGGAAATCGTTGACATGAACATGGTTCTGGCGGATGTGTTAAGGCGCAGCGGCCAGGAGGTCCTGACCCGGGAGATCTGTATTGTCAAAATCCTTGCCATGGCGTGTGAATGCCCAGGAGACGCTTTTTTGATCACCCAGGCCGTGATGAATCTGTTTCAAAATGCCCTGGAGTTCAGTCCCAGGGGCGCAGCAGATACAGGGGTTACGCTGAAGCGCTCTGGGGAAACCGTGGTGGTTGAAATCAGGGATCAAGGGCCGGGTATCCCGGAATTTGCACGGAATAAAATTTTTGATCGGTTTTTTTCCATCCAGCGTCCGGATACGCGTAAGAAAAGTACGGGTTTAGGCCTTAACTTTGTCCGGGAAATTGTCCTGCTCCACGGCGGGTCCATTGACGTAAAAAACAATCCGGATTTTGGGGTGCGGGCGGTTTTACGCCTTCCTGCCGCTTAGTTTTCTAAAATTGCAGGCCTGCTACATGGCGATTGCCCTGATTTTTTTATCTGCCCCTGGCTTTTTTTAAAAAAAGCAGCTATGCAATAAGCCTTAAATTTTAAATTACATACTTGTAGTAGAAAGGATAAAAGCAATGAAAAAAGTCGGAATGGTTGGTTGGCGGGGCATGGTGGGTTCCGTGCTCATGGAAAGAATGTCTGCACAGAATGATTTTCAAAAATTTACGCCGGTTTTTTTCACCACGTCCCAGGCCGGACAAACCGGCCCTGATGTGGGGCAAGGTACTTCGGAACTCATTGATGCGTTTGATATTGATACACTCATGGACATGGACATTGTGGTGACCTGTCAGGGCGGTTCTTACACCGAAGCCGTGCGTCCCAAACTGGCCGAGCGGGGGTGGGGCGGGTACTGGATTGATGCGGCATCCACCTTAAGGATGGATGAGCAGAGCATTATTGTTCTGGATCCGGTCAATCTGCCGGTTATTGAAACGGCGATATCCAAGGGCATTAAAAATTTTGTCGGCGGCAACTGCACGGTATCATTGATGCTGATGGCCCTGGGCGGGCTTTTTGAAAATGACTGGGTGGAATGGCTGACCTCCATGACCTACCAGGCGGCTTCCGGAGCCGGTGCCAAAAATATGAGAGAGCTTGTGGCCCAGATGAGAACCATTGGTGACAAGGCCGCCCCGATTCTGGATGATCCTGCTTCAGCGATTCTTGATCTTGACCGAACGGTTACCGACACCTTGCGGTCCGATGCCTATCCCGTTGAAAACTGGGGCGTCCCCCTGGGTGCCAGCCTTATCCCCTGGATTGACCGGGCCATGGACAACGGCCAGACCCGGGAGGAGTGGAAAGGATTTGTGGAAACCAACAAAATCCTGGGCCGCTCGGACAATCCCATCCCCATTGACGGCCAGTGCATCCGCATTGGGGCAATGCGATGCCATTCCCAGGCCTTCACCATCAAGTTGAAAAAGGATGTCCCTTTAGACGAGATCAATGCCGCCCTGGCGGCCAATAATGACTGGGTCCGGGTAATACCCAACAATAAGGAAGATTCCATCAGAGATCTGACGCCCGCCGCAGTGACAGGTACCCTGAACGTACCTGTGGGCAGAATCCGGAAAATGAATATCGGTGAAAATTTTCTTACCGCATTTTCCGTGGGTGATCAGTTGCTCTGGGGCGCGGCCGAACCTTTGCGGCGAATTTTAAATATCATTCTTTAAAATTTTGAACCACGGAAGACACGGAAAAACACGGAATTGAGCGCTTTGCGCTCTAACCTTCAGTGCTTTCCGTGTATTCCGTGGTTATAAATTAAGGCAGATAAACGGTCAGGCAAATTTCCCGACCGGTGTGTTCTGCACGGATGGTGCCCTTGCAACGCCGGACCTGTTTTTTTGCAATGGCCAGTCCAAGTCCTGTTCCCGGTGCTTTTTGCCCGGGAATACGGAAAAACGGATTGAACAGACGATCAAGATCCTCTTGACTCATCGGTTTGCAGGGATTGCTGATTGAAAATTCAAGGCCCTTGGGAGAGATGGTTCCGGCAGACACATGGATGGTATTGCCGGGTGGGGAATATTTTATTGCATTGTCCATGAGATTGGTAAAAATTGATTTTACCAATGCTTTATCTTGGCTGGCCTTACCGAAATCCCGGATGTCAAGATCAAGGACCAGATCGTTACTGCTCAATAGCGGAAGGTATGTGTCCAGCATGGATTTCATAAAATTGGAAAATATGAATGTCTCTGGTGCCAGGGGCGATTCCTGATAATTCATTTTGGAAAGGGCCAGTGCTTCTTCTATCAGGGTGTCAAGATCCTTTATATCTGATCCCATGTTGTTTAATAATCGCATGATAGCATCATTCGAAGCGCCCTGTTCCAGCTTGTCTCTAATCAGTTCCTTGGACACCCTTAAACGTGCCAGGGGTGACCGCAATTCATGGGACACATTGGCCGTCAGTTCCTTGGTATTGCCCACCAGCCGTTCCAACCGGTCTGCCATCAAATTGAATGTATCCCCGAGTTTGGCAATTTCATCCTGGCCTTTAATATCCGTTCTCACAGACAGATTACCACCGGCAAATTCAAGGGCGGATTGATTCAGTCGGTTTATCCGGCGGGTGATGTACGAAACCGTAGGGAGCAGCATCAGGGTGGCGGCAATACCGATGGCAAGAAGCCCCATTAAAAACAATCCTTCATGGCGACTGGTTTTTCCGGTATCCACAAACAGGTGAAGGAGAAATCCTTGGCTTCGGTCGTTTATGGGTATGATAGCATAGTATTTGTTCCATTTAAGTATGTAATGATAAAGCGTGATCCCGCTGTCGTGATGGACCTGTCGGTGGGCCCTGTCGGGTAGAAAATCCACTGGTCCTTCAAAATTTTGAAATATAATATGCTCCCCGGGTTCGCTCATCCAGAGTTTGACGCCGAACAATGCCGTGCAGGTGTCCAAGAGCTGGATAAGGTCCGGGTTTTTTTCCGCCGGAAGGTCTTTATGCCGGTCTACCTCCTTTTGTACCATGACCTTAAATATTTTAAGCTTGGCAATGGTCTGCCGGTCCAGGTAGGATTTATAGCAACGTCCGGCAGTCGCGATGAAAAGACCGATGGTCAACAGGATAGTGATAAGAAGAATGCCCAGAAAGGCAAAAAGGATTTTCAGGTAAAGGCGCTTGATTGTCATGGGCAGAACACCTTGGTTATGAATCCTGATTGATAAACATGTACCCTGTTCCCCATATGGTTTTGATTCGTAATGGGGAAGAGGGATTTTTTTCGATTTTTCCCCTCAGTTTGGAAACATGAATATCCACGCTGCGGTCATCAGCCATAAAGTTTCGACCTTGGGCCATGTTGGTAATCTGCTCCCGGCTGAGCACTGTGTTCGGGTGTTTCATCAGCACCTCCAGG comes from uncultured Desulfobacter sp. and encodes:
- a CDS encoding ankyrin repeat domain-containing protein, whose amino-acid sequence is MFYIKLYRALIVTFTNALLIVLFTTQCIAGQTIEPVLRGKDPLPDALKGPGIESLDALGDTPANEKMKSESEIQGMFLQALGMDDAVQALYLISKGAQVNLPLSDTGATALMLAQSLSMVRMLVSKGADINTQDNQNGTALHYAVTRPAAKKIVPFLVKSGADINARGWENETPFNIAIGYLNETRTKDLEILKLLAELGADINAPDNNGYTGLHKIW
- the asd gene encoding aspartate-semialdehyde dehydrogenase, which encodes MKKVGMVGWRGMVGSVLMERMSAQNDFQKFTPVFFTTSQAGQTGPDVGQGTSELIDAFDIDTLMDMDIVVTCQGGSYTEAVRPKLAERGWGGYWIDAASTLRMDEQSIIVLDPVNLPVIETAISKGIKNFVGGNCTVSLMLMALGGLFENDWVEWLTSMTYQAASGAGAKNMRELVAQMRTIGDKAAPILDDPASAILDLDRTVTDTLRSDAYPVENWGVPLGASLIPWIDRAMDNGQTREEWKGFVETNKILGRSDNPIPIDGQCIRIGAMRCHSQAFTIKLKKDVPLDEINAALAANNDWVRVIPNNKEDSIRDLTPAAVTGTLNVPVGRIRKMNIGENFLTAFSVGDQLLWGAAEPLRRILNIIL
- a CDS encoding ATP-binding protein: MEAYVQSLTHEIKSPVAAIAGASELLEEDNVPPAQKRRFLSNIRTESKRIQSLVDRMLTLCALEHRETIERREIVDMNMVLADVLRRSGQEVLTREICIVKILAMACECPGDAFLITQAVMNLFQNALEFSPRGAADTGVTLKRSGETVVVEIRDQGPGIPEFARNKIFDRFFSIQRPDTRKKSTGLGLNFVREIVLLHGGSIDVKNNPDFGVRAVLRLPAA
- a CDS encoding HAMP domain-containing sensor histidine kinase, whose protein sequence is MTIKRLYLKILFAFLGILLITILLTIGLFIATAGRCYKSYLDRQTIAKLKIFKVMVQKEVDRHKDLPAEKNPDLIQLLDTCTALFGVKLWMSEPGEHIIFQNFEGPVDFLPDRAHRQVHHDSGITLYHYILKWNKYYAIIPINDRSQGFLLHLFVDTGKTSRHEGLFLMGLLAIGIAATLMLLPTVSYITRRINRLNQSALEFAGGNLSVRTDIKGQDEIAKLGDTFNLMADRLERLVGNTKELTANVSHELRSPLARLRVSKELIRDKLEQGASNDAIMRLLNNMGSDIKDLDTLIEEALALSKMNYQESPLAPETFIFSNFMKSMLDTYLPLLSSNDLVLDLDIRDFGKASQDKALVKSIFTNLMDNAIKYSPPGNTIHVSAGTISPKGLEFSISNPCKPMSQEDLDRLFNPFFRIPGQKAPGTGLGLAIAKKQVRRCKGTIRAEHTGREICLTVYLP